The Schistocerca nitens isolate TAMUIC-IGC-003100 chromosome 8, iqSchNite1.1, whole genome shotgun sequence genome includes the window caccatttattgcccgaaccgcccgtttctgagccaaaaatatccttctagaatgggaagagttaccccaaaacataataccatacaacataagtgaatgaaaataagcaaagtagactaatttacgtgtcgaagtatcactcactttcgataccattCGATAGTGAAAATTGCTGTataaagtctttgaacaagatcctgaacatgggctttccacaacagcttactatctatctgaacacctaggaatttgagctcttcagtttcactaatcatatgcccgttctgtgaaattaaaacatcaggttttgttgaattgtgtgttagaaactgtaaaaactcagttttactgtgatttaacgttagatcattttctacaagccatgaactgaggtcatgtactgcactacttgaaaccgagtcaatgttgcacacaacatcctctactaccaagctagtgtcatcagcaaacagaaatattttagagtcacccataatactagagggcatatcatttatataaataaggaacaggagcagccccaacactgatccctggggcaccccccacttgacagtaccccactcagatcccacatcacagccgttttcAACATTgttaataatgaccttttgctgcctgttgctaaagtaagaggtgaaccaattgtgagctactcccctaattccgtaatggtccaacttctggagcaatattgtgagatcaacacagtcacatgcctttgttaaatcaaaaaatatgccaagcgttcgaaactttttgtttagcccatccagtacctcacagagaaaagagaatatagcattttcagttgtcaaacaacttctaaagccaaactgtacatttgttagcaaatcgtgtgatataaaatgatcaattaaccttacatacacagccttttcgataacttttgcaaacactgatggcatagaaataggtctaaaattatctacattacccctttctacctttttataaagcggctttactactgtgtactttaattgctcaggaaactgaccattcctaaaggaaaaattacagatatggctaaatacagggctaacatgtgcagcacagtactttgatattctgctagacactccatcataaccatgagagtccttggtcttcagtgatttaattattgactcaatctccctcttgtctgtatcacagaggagtatttcagacgtcaatctcggaaaggcatttgctaagaaatatataagatttcctgtagaaactaaatttttatttaattcaccagcaatgcccagagaatggttgttaaatactgtacatatatctgatttatcagtaacagaaatattattattgcaaactgactttatatcatcaaccttgtgctgctgaccagacacttccttcacaactgaccatatggctttaattttatcctgtgaattagctattctatttgcataccacatacttttcgccttgctaataacatttttaagcaccttacaatactgtttgtaatgggctactgtagcttcattgtgactacttctaacattttgatataattcccactttgttctacacgatatccttatcccactagtcagccaaccgggctgtccattaccgCTAGTAcctcgtttagaatgttctaatggaaagcaactctcaaagagcatgagaaatgtgttatggaaagcactgtatttatcatctatattatcggcactataaacatcttgccactcatgttccttgacaagttttgaaaaactctctattgctgttggattaactttcctacgtagtttgtaattaaatacgacattggttttagtacaaaaaccttttagtgttaaaatttgtgcatcatggtctgaaaggccattcacccttttactaacagaatgcccatctagtaatgaagaatgaataaaaatattgtctatgactgtgctactgttcccttgcaccctagttggacaaaacacagtttgcatcagatcatatgaatttaggagatctaccaacatcctttttcttgcacaatcatgtacaaaattaatattgaagtcaccacataactactttctggtacttcctacaaagtgaatcaagaaccccctctagcttaagcaaaaatgctttgaagtcagagttaggggacttataaacaacagcaattagaagtttagtttcactaaattcaactaatgctgcacaactttcaaatatctgttcagtgcagtgtcgtgatacatctatggactcaaacgaaatactgttttttacgtacagagccactcccccaccccgcaaggaactccttgagaaacagccagctaatctgtagcctggtaaaggaagcctctgaattatcaaattatttaagtggtgctctgatataccaataatttcagagttaacatctattagcagttcactaactttatctctaatacctcttatattttgatgaaatatgctaattccttctctacttggaaacattacatcatctggaggtgagcccttagttagaggcacttcctttaaaaaggtgcagctctaacaccaactactacaggaatttttccatgagtgctgctaccaccaccaccaccaccaccaccaccactacccactacactgtcacctataagcttagccagcctccccttccccttCTTTACAGCATTTATTGGTAACCTGCCATGTTTATCCAAAAAGTTCCTGATGATTACAAATACCTTTCTACAGCTAGACTTACGATGTATCAAGACAATGAAAAATTTAGAAAGTCTTCTTTGCCTCAGCATATGACATGTGCTTAGTCACCTTAATGCCTTCAACTTTCTTCTCTTCCAGAGATATAGGACACTCCGTTTTAAACTGGACGTTTATTTACTTCAAAATTGACCCTAAACATATTATAAGCAGAGCTATAAAATCTTTGATATTAGACTTTTCATACAGATCAGCTTTATTTAATAACACTCCTTGGAAGCAACAAATATTCTGGCAGGTGGAGCATCAACCAGTATCAGTTTCAAATTCCTTTACGCATGATTGACAGGATAGTGAAACAAGTCGTTCCTGTCATTTTGAATGTTCTTAAAGGTAATTAGATTGTAAAAGTTCCTATAaacaacacagaaacacagaactgCAATGCACTGAAACATGGCCAATTAGTTGTATAATTTTCACCTGTTGCATTCTACTTTTTCAACCTATCATTTCCCGTTAATAgctaaaaaaatcagaaaaatcatcaactgTAATATTACAGTAACATATGCTTACTACTTTAAACAAAATGCTATTATTACACGATTTATAAATTTACAGTTTTTGAATTTCCTCTGCAGAACATGACTCGGTCCAATTATGTTCAAAACTTTAGTTTCTTTGTTTTGCCATGGCAAAATCTGTTTGGGTGATCAGCTACGCAATGGGGTGAAACTGTCTCGGGTGATCACCAAAGAAGATTTTATCACTAGAATAGGTCAACAAAGCCTGCAATCACATAACAGGGATAACTGATATTTTCCTACATTCCTTGTGCTTCATATAATTTTATTACCTGATTTAGCTTTCCAAAACTTTGGTTTTCAGAGTCGTTTCTACATTAATGAGAAAAAGTACATAAACAAAAACATAATTGTGTATTGTGTGGCACACATTTCCCACGTTTTTATTATTTAATTGCTGGAGTTACctagctcacaaaaaaaaaaaaaaaaaaaatagtaaacatgCCATGACCATCTCACTGTAGAAAAATTTTAGGTAGTCAGTATGTATCAATCCGGTTATCTGTGGAATGTTAACAATACAATCTAGCACACAACAGAAGTATTCAATTATGCGACTAATGAATCATATAAGTAAGAAAATAGTAAAAATGTGTGAAAGACAAATTAAAAACATCTTAAAGGTGGAATGTCGTTGAACAATGGTTCGATAACACAAGTAGCAGGTCATGTAACAGACTTGTCGTTCTAGATTTGGTGGAAAACGCTTCGGACCTCACGAAAGTAACCGTATTGAGTTATGGTGTTAACAGCACTTCAAGCATTTATTCAGTTCAATTATACTCCCTGAGGTAATGCTTTCTTGTGATCTGCTTAATGGAAACGAATCTCGTAATATggtaacaaaaaaacaaacatacaaaaataatttgtgtaaacaaatgctttttcaaataaaaaaatgataCTTTCACACGCGGAAACGTGAAATGAAACTCATgtacaaaaacacaaacacacaattgTGACAGGATATGAGGCTCAATTTCAACCCATGTATTAATATCGATGTAAGAAAGAAATAGATTCAGATTACAACAAATAACGTAATAATATTGAAATCCTGTACTTATGTTACTTGATAGATGTGATAAAATTATCTGGTCCTAGTGACAGATCACAATTTTTCCCCATATCTAAATAACACGCAAATGTGTTGTCAAACTTACCGGTAGCAATGGAGTTATTTCCACACTGCATTTATGACAAAAAAATCTAGAAAGTGGAGGCGCCTCCACTACTGCTTCAGCCATGGTTGTATTTTATATTCAGACTTAAATTCTCACCACCTAAAACGATGTTCCACGATATAGGTTCTATATTACTCTCCAGCAGGCCTTCCAACCGTAAACCACTGGTGTGAGGCGTTAACGCAACCCATTACTATAATATCCAAAGATTTTTACATGTTGTTAAACTTCACAGTATATTATTGTTTGTATTATTTATCTGTATAACTCAGCCACGTGGAAATTTACAACATTCTTCCACAAAATAAACCCAAAGAtgtaagaaacagttaatgtttctGCATGTTTTCAGAAAACAAAAGTGAATCAGGGAACTACAACATGTCTACGTCAATCACATATTGACATCATTTACTCATGTGCTGCATATCTTTCATTAACATTCTAGTGTTTAGATACAATGGACTGTGCTGTGTGCTCGATGATATTTGCCACTGAGAACATCTTTGTGAAAATGATGTCTCTGTAGCGTTTTTCTTAGTTTACCATAACTGTGAGTTGTAcagcatcataaacaaaagtgcgaTGGAAACTGAGTCGTCTGTAAAGTATGTTTGTTGACGTACTGCGTACCTGTGGATACGTGTAAAGAAGTTCGTCATGTTTTTCACAGTTTTCATAAGCTAAAAGCGGCATCAACATGTATAGGAAAACGTGTAGTGTTGCAACGTTTATGAACAATGGAAGACAATCTGAACGAAGACACCTGTAAACACACCATAAAACCAAGATACATCCCTCCACAGAATATTGTCCACCGATTAAGGAAGAGAGAAACATTTGGAGCCGTTCATCCGGGTACACATTTCCACGTTGCTAGGGAATTTCATCAAAACGTTTTCCCCAATTTCACAATAATAAATGTTGAGAAACCACCTTGTTTTCTCCGAAAATTCAGTCCAGATGGCCAGTACTTCATTGCTTTTTCATCCGATCAGACATCGCTGGAAATCTATGAATATCAGGGATGTTCAGCAGCTGCCGACCTCGTTCAGAACTGTAAGGGCGAATATATTGGACACACCAGCGACCGAGAGAGTGAGTACATACGAAGTTCAGTCTTCAGTCGTTTCTTTAAGATCAAATATACCGTCAATGTTGCGCAGAGTGGAGAGCAACTTAATAGAGAGTGCAGCCTGTTTACCGACGATGGTCGGTATGTTATTGTTGGTTCGGCAGCTTTTATTCCAGACGATTTGCGCCctcatttttatgaaatttatacTAATAACGAATCGGTGACACCAAACCCTCGCTCACCATTGGAGGATTACTCTCTTCATCTAGTTGACATTCAAGCTGGCCGTCTTTGTGATACCAAAATGTTTAAAGTTGATAAAATATTCTTATCTCACAATCAGGGTTTGTACTTATACAAAGATACTTTAGCCGTACTCTCAGTACAGCATCAGACAATACATATTTTTCAGTTGTGTGACGGCATGTTTATAAGTGTGCGAACTATAGGTCGTTTCTGTTATGAGGATGATGACTTCATTCTGTCACCAGTATCGAACCCAGGACAGAATTCTATTAATTACCGAGCCTTTAGAGAAAAAAGTATAAACTGTATGAAACACAGACTGTTGGTTTTCTTGTTCAAGAGAGCGAAGCATATTTCAGATACAACCAATGACCCGTATGAACTACGGAAATTTTATCAGTACTTCGATCAGGTAAGTTTCACTGTACAATTGAAATGCTATGTAACATCACATTACTGTAGTTTACTTAAAGCCGATATCTACTAAACCATTCCTTCTCTGATTTAGTTTAGGGCACTCCGAATGTGGAGGATGCAGCTTCTGGATGAGAATCATCTGCTTGTCAAGTATGCAAGTGAAGATATTGTTACATTAAAAGCAACAGAGGCCAATGCTCAGTCATCCTTTTTTGTGGTGTACAATATTGTTACCACTGAAGTTATAGCTGTGTATGAGAATACATCTGAAGAACTCCTTGAGCTGTTTGAAAACTTTTGTGATTTATTTCGAAATGTAAAGTTACACTCGGAGTCACAATTTACATGCTCTCCATCCAACAACATATATGCAAGGTAATTTATTTCTTAACTTATAGTAATTGGTGGGATCAGTTCATAATAAGGAAAGGAAAGAGTTAAGCAAAACTCTTCTCACTGGGGTTGTAGGAGAAAAGGTGGGCATTAATTAAGATTTCTGGTCatatagcacacagttttaaatgtgGGTGTATTTGGGCCAATTCACTCTCTGATAGTGAATGTAAAAATTATTACTAGATTATAAATTTTgggtttatatttttttttttatatgagcagCGAGGACTCTCAAATTTGTCTCCAGAGCTTTCAAACAGGTTAAAGTGTTGGTATCTCTTCTGCTATGTGCTGCTGTTGGTAGCTCATTTCCATTTGTCATAGTTAATCAGTTGATAGTAGGGCTATACAGTAGCCAGTGATAATCATTGAATCTAATGACTTTTTTTGGCAGAAGATATGAATTGATTActtttgttttcgatacagataGTGCAAGATTGACATTTATTAATCTGGCTATTACAGATCAGGCCTGTGCAGTTGGTTATTGGTTTTCGTATTTGTCTTATATGTTGCATAGATTATGACAAGATTATTTGGGAtattgttctgtattttaatgttaTAATTTCGTAATGAGTTGTCAAAGCCAGCAAATGTCACTGGAGGAAAACTGGCTATGGTAATGGACTGATACATAGTGTAGACCAATGATTGTTTCTAAAACTTggtgcattttttctttttttcgaaatGTCCTGATTTACGAGATTGTGGTTATGTAAGAACCTAAGACTTCATttaaatgttatgaaatattatgtTTTATGTGACAACATTTTTGCATAATATGTGTATTGCATTATGCCACGACCTAATTTCATACACTCTGCAACATGACAATGTTTATTGAAGACTATTTTCTCATTGGTTCTATCATCTTTTCTAATCATCCGACTCACCATTGATTAGATTCACTCCCCCCATCACTCACTGCATAAACATTTACCAACTATGGCATACAGTGTAAAAGCCACAGACACTGTAAGTGCAATTCTACATCTGGCCTAGTTTTACTCTGCATGGATACCACATCTACAAAAATTCAGTGCTGCATCGTCATCATCCATTCCATTAACAGCCCTAGTAGTGAGCTGCTGTCTGCTTCCAACACTTGTTTGGCCAATACACTGGTCTACATTCTTCAGTTACACAGTTACAGTTTGCTGTGGCAGTTGCATTTACCTAATGTCTTGAAGTTAGTTTTGtttgtggtctacatctacatccatactccgcaatccacctgacggtgtgtgcggagggtaccttgagtacctctatcggttctcccttctattccagtctcgtattgtttgtggtcTTGAAATCAACCTACAATAAATGATACTTTAAGCTCTTTGGCTGTTGTTTAATTGTGGTTAAGGTCTCGTGAACTGTGGCTAGCAGTTTTCTTCATAAATTTAATCTCCATGGCTTTTAAGTGTTTCCTTGAACTTGATTGCAAATGTTCGCACTCAGCTACAATAACCGAACACTAGTCAAGCTAAGACTCTTCTGTGTAATCTATTCATCTTATTTGCTTGTGGACTTGTGTAGTTCTGAAAACCTTGTTGATAATTGCATGTTGTGTTGTAGTTTTGTATTTTGTGTGATAACATGTAAGTATCCAAAAAAGAATTGATTTACTCTGTTATTGAAATATCTACATATAAATTTTGCTTTTATCAATGTTTTCCTCCTTGAGGGTGACTTTACTTACTGTTGCTAACAAAAACGTTTTTGCTGTAATATTTACAGTTATATTGTCAGTGTTAAACAGAAACCTTGCCATACTGAAACGGAAACTTCTGTTCCTAATTTCCCTAAATAATTTATATACTGATTGTATAACCTGATTAGGCATTTCATCGTCTAGCTAATTCATTGTGTCTGATGTTTCCATATAACCATTGAATGCTGTGTGTGTTTCTGTATTTAGGCATTTCATCGTCTAGCTAATTCATTGTGTCAGATGTTTCCATATAACCATtgaatgttgtgtgtgtttctgtatttAGGCATTTCATCGTCTAGCTAATTCATTGTGTCAGATGTTTCCATATAACCATTGAATGCTGTGTGTGTTTCTGTATTAAATTCTCTTTGTTGTTGAATCAAATATTTTAGATCAATATAGGTTTCAGAGCGAGACCTACCTTAGGAAAATAGTTTATTTTTCACTTACAGATATTCATAGTTAGTTTGAAGTTTAGTTTTGTTTTGGCAAAAGTTTTATATTGACTCCTTAACCTGTGTACCTCAGTATAGTTTTCACAGTCTTTAagaatttgtttttttaattactgGTATAATAATAACTTTTTGCCAAGGTGGTGATGGTTCTTCTTCTCCTGCCCATATTTATTAGTCCAAGAAATTTTGAGTTTAGTCTGCAATCAACATGATTGCTGATGATTTGGGAATGCAGCTGGTCGCCCATTCACTGTGACACATGGTCTTTCATCTAGGCACCTACCAGACATCTTCAAGTGAGCTGTCAAAGACTGACATTAACAACCCATGTCGCACAATTTATTACCAATGGAAGAAATTGGTGATGTCTgttgatataaatttgttttggagaaaaaatagttatttATCCTCTTTAATGTGATTCCCCTTCACACATGTATTTGATGTTGTTTACAGCCATGACTGGTTTTGAGGAGCTCAAGGCTTCATCACCAGGCATATGTGGTGAAAATATTTATCAATGGTCATCATGTGAGCACAATAATGAAGCCCTGAGTGTGCCTGTAGTTATTAATAAACAACATTAAATACTTCTGTGTGAAGCTGCCatcttaataaagaaaataaatatttccacAACACAAGTAGCCGATGTCACACCTCTAGGGCTGTACTCCCATGTCATCATCAAGTACCCAATACACCAGGAACATTTCAAGATTTGCAAACAGTTTATTGAAATGTGTCCAATTTTAAGTCCCTCTTCCTCTGCTGCTTTATTATTGTTAACAGAACTTGAGTGTTGAGCTTAATTCTGTCTCaaacatgctgttgttgttgtcttcagtcagaacACTGATTTGACATAGCTCTCCACACTACTGTATGTTGTGCAAGCAtctccatctctgaataactagTGTAACCTATCGTtttgaacctgctcactgtattcacCTATTGGCCCCCCGCACACTTTCCTCCAACCCTAAATCAGtggttccttgatgtctcagaatgtgtcctattaaccatCCCCttattttaatcaagttgtgccacaaattgcttttGTTCCCAATTTTCAGTACCCCAATATTCAGTACCTACCAATTAGTTGAATTCTCTTCTTGCCAGAACTCTAATCTATGTtgaagcaaattattctttgactTTGTGACACTTGGCATATTGACCATAAAGTCCAGAAATAGTTTACCTTTGATTTTCTATTAATCACATGCTCATTGATATGACAGCCTATGTTCCTACTGTTTCACCTGAAAGACACATTCAAACTGACAAATTTAATGtttctctgtaagtccatctttatattAGATAGTTGCAGGACCTCGGCTGCTCAATATAAAATGTCAAACCAAAAACATCTTCAACCGTAGAATGGTGGCATTGGCTGCTCATGttgtttaaatattcattttctGTATTATGATGAGCCATGAGAAAAGGGAAACtagaagaaaagagagagaaaattaataattttgtttgtagtttAGAAAGGGATCTaacgattcaaaaaaaaaaaactattcattATTACAGCACTTCATCCAAGATGTCAACTCACACGGCTGTATTTAATTTTGTCTTCAGAAGTGTCTGTAGTTGTGTACTTTTGAAATgctttttgtttttcttctatGATTATAACAATTTTATCTCTTCAAATTATTGGTCTTTTCTGTTGTCATGGAGGTTTTAAAACGCCTTGATTTATAATtttacagccttttcaatagtcaTCATTTATGTGGCCTGCTGCTTCAGAATTCTGCATTACAAATTTTATCTCCCTTTGTGTACAGCCATGTAATGTTGTTTTGATTTATTAAGtttattttgaacattttaaaATGATGTCAGTTTTTAGAAGATAAATAAATGTCATTCAGCATTAGCAGTCAGTGATCTATAGTGCAACAAGAATTTTCATACTGATGTCTAGGTTTTATGTCAGTTTCATCAGAGAGGTAATTGATTAGTTTAACAAGAAACCTTGTCATTTGTGATGCTAGACACTTCCTCACCACAGCATTAGTTTCTGCCTTAAAATCTATGAAAGAGCTGTGGCCTTCTCAAATGACACCAAAAACAAATGAACCAACTCCTGAAAATCAGTCAGATGCCAATCACCAGTCAAGAGTTCTTACTTCTAACAGAGTACCCAGGACAGACCAGAAACCTTCAGACATCTTACAGAACTGCGGTGCCAGAACCAGAGAAAGGTGTAGGTACGGGGCAGTTGGCACATATAAATGGTAAAGCTGCTTCCTGGTCGATGGGAATATGCCAGGTGACATCTGACAACAAcaacgatgaggatgatgatgatgatgattattattataggTTACATTGTCAAATATTGTGCCCAGGGGACATGAGGAAGTGGTGGCCTATACAAAATGGGACTATGAAGAGAATGTCTTGAtggtacaatacaaaaatatgtatcGTGATCACTGTTAAATATTGTCTAACCTACTGATTAATAAACAGCTCTAGTGAATTTCTCAGCTGTCTACATTTCCTACCACtagttttgtgtggtcattccaccgTAAATATAAATCACGTTTGATATTGTGCGAACTTGTATTTTGTTCAGTAACGCTGAAGTGTATTGAAAGCCTTCCAGAATTCAAAGAATGCAGCATCTACATGAGACACATCATACAACATTTTGTGAGAGAACAGAGGAAGCCGAGTTTCAAAGATTCAAAGTTTGTAGAGTCCACGTGATTCCTATCATAAAAAAGACGTTTGGATTCTTAAGTAATATGATACATTAGCATAAgacgttccataattctgcaatgaTATAGATTTATAGCTTTGTGCATGTCAGACGACCCTTTTGAAAACCTACATTTGGTTTGGACCAAAATTGCTTTAGACGTGTCATCACTTCAACAGTCTATGATACACTGCTGCCAGAATTGGAGCACGTTCTTTTAAACAACATATGGAGAACTGCACAGGATTACCATCAGGTCCTGTTGTATTTCCTCTGTTtagcaattttaattaatttctcttCTCTGATCGTGTATCTCAATATTTTCGATTCATTTGTTGATTGGCAGAAGGAACAGTAGTTTTAAAAGGCAGAAGTCAATATTTTGACCTCATCTCCATCATTATTCATtgcggtgccagtatggtcactgagcaaCTGACATTGTTGAATTCTGCTGTGACATTTCAGTCTCCCTTCCCCCCACAGCAcgtgtgtgcacacacacacacacacacacacacacacacacacacacacacacacacaaaactgtgtgAAAACGACTTTCACAGACTATTCCTTGAGTTGTTTTGAAGCTGGTGGAGATGCTTGCACTTAGTCCCAACAGTCAGTCAGTGCTGATATTTTGTCTGCCAGTTGGACATTATCATAGCATTGGTTTTCAGGTAGCTGGATTTGGTAAT containing:
- the LOC126198584 gene encoding DET1 homolog isoform X2 — protein: MEDNLNEDTCKHTIKPRYIPPQNIVHRLRKRETFGAVHPGTHFHVAREFHQNVFPNFTIINVEKPPCFLRKFSPDGQYFIAFSSDQTSLEIYEYQGCSAAADLVQNCKGEYIGHTSDRESEYIRSSVFSRFFKIKYTVNVAQSGEQLNRECSLFTDDGRYVIVGSAAFIPDDLRPHFYEIYTNNESVTPNPRSPLEDYSLHLVDIQAGRLCDTKMFKVDKIFLSHNQGLYLYKDTLAVLSVQHQTIHIFQLCDGMFISVRTIGRFCYEDDDFILSPVSNPGQNSINYRAFREKSINCMKHRLLVFLFKRAKHISDTTNDPYELRKFYQYFDQFRALRMWRMQLLDENHLLVKYASEDIVTLKATEANAQSSFFVVYNIVTTEVIAVYENTSEELLELFENFCDLFRNVKLHSESQFTCSPSNNIYARVIQQRCKQTFVSARFGGVTEATKRMLTQLPISAQSYSCSPYLDLSLFSYDDKWVSVMERPKACGEHPISCQLRFGRSAPLSHHGAAQTVHHSVALQWATRLMSHYASGSRTLLVDAVQHYQNKACTYN
- the LOC126198584 gene encoding DET1 homolog isoform X1; this translates as MEDNLNEDTCKHTIKPRYIPPQNIVHRLRKRETFGAVHPGTHFHVAREFHQNVFPNFTIINVEKPPCFLRKFSPDGQYFIAFSSDQTSLEIYEYQGCSAAADLVQNCKGEYIGHTSDRESEYIRSSVFSRFFKIKYTVNVAQSGEQLNRECSLFTDDGRYVIVGSAAFIPDDLRPHFYEIYTNNESVTPNPRSPLEDYSLHLVDIQAGRLCDTKMFKVDKIFLSHNQGLYLYKDTLAVLSVQHQTIHIFQLCDGMFISVRTIGRFCYEDDDFILSPVSNPGQNSINYRAFREKSINCMKHRLLVFLFKRAKHISDTTNDPYELRKFYQYFDQFRALRMWRMQLLDENHLLVKYASEDIVTLKATEANAQSSFFVVYNIVTTEVIAVYENTSEELLELFENFCDLFRNVKLHSESQFTCSPSNNIYARVIQQRCKQTFVSARFGGVTEATKRMLTQLPISAQSYSCSPYLDLSLFSYDDKWVSVMERPKACGEHPIRFYGRDSGLLKFRIYAGVLGRSPPPAARRLVAFTFHPRDPFAISVQRTNAEYVVNFHIRHV